The genomic stretch CAAATCAAGCTCAAATCGAGTCAATCTTTAGGAGATTTCTGATGTTTGACGCATTCACTAAGGTTGTTTCTCAAGCAGACACCCGTGGCGAATTCCTATCCACCGCTCAACTAGACGCTCTTGGCGCCATGGTTGGCGACAGCTTCAAGCGGATGGACGCTGTAAACCGCATCACCAGCAACGCATCCAGCATCGTTTCCGACGCTGCTCGTGCATTGTTTGCTGAACAGCCTCAGTTGATCGCTCCTGGCGGCAACGCTTACACCAGCCGTCGTATGGCTGCTTGCTTGCGCGATATGGAAATCATCTTGCGCTACGTAACCTACGCTATCTTCTCTGGTGATGCCAGTGTTCTAGAAGATCGCTGCTTGAACGGTCTACGCGAAACCTACGTTGCTCTAGGTACCCCCGGTGCTTCCGTGGCTGCTGGCGTGCAAAAGATGAAAGATGCTGCTATTGCGATCGCTAACGACCGCGCTGGTATCACCCCCGGCGACTGTAGCGCTCTGATGTCTGAAATCGCTGGTTACTTCGATCGTGCTGCTGCTGCTGTTAGCTAATAGCAATGCTTGCGCTGAGGCTCTTGCAGTCCCAGCGGGTATCCATACACGTTTGTTAGTAGATCTTGCAAAAATTAGGGAGATATTGATCGATGAAGACCCCTCTAACCGAAGCAGTAGCTGCTGCTGATTCTCAAGGACGTTTCCTGAGCAGCACCGAAATCCAAATCGCTTTTGGTCGTTTCAAGCAAGCCACCGCTAGCTTGGAAGCTGCTAAGGCTTTGACCGCTAAGGCTGACCAGCTCACCAGCGGTGCAGCTCAAGCAGTTTACAACAAGTTCCCTTACACCACCCAAATGCAAGGGCCCAACTACGCTTCGGATCAGCGTGGTAAGGACAAGTGCGCTCGCGACATCGGCTACTACCTCCGCATGGTCACCTACTGCCTCGTTGCAGGTGGAACTGGTCCTATGGATGAGTACCTAATCGCTGGTATCGACGAAATCAACCGCACCTTCGAACTATCTCCTAGCTGGTATGTCGAAGCTCTCAAGTACATCAAGGCTAACCATGGCTTGAGCGGTGACCCTTCTGTTGAAGCAAACTCCTACCTTGACTACGCAATCAACGCGCTAAGCTAGGCGCTTATGTTTGCCCGGGAAGGCATGCAGTTGTTGGCTCAGGCTGATAATTGTTTGACTTTCCGGGCATTGTTGTATCTAGATCTGTTGAGATCAGATACGCAAGCCGTTGTAGCACCGTCCATTGGCGTAGCGTTAAGGTTATCTAGCCCAATCCTTATCGCCATAACTAGTTTTTGGGTGAATTGGTGTTTAATCAGGAGACAACACAGTGGCTATTACAACAGCATCCGGGCGTTTAGGTACGTCCGTATTTGCTTCGACCTCTCCCGTTGAGCTTCGGGCAAACTGGAGCCAAGATGATGCCAAAGCCGTCGTTCGCGCGGTCTATCGTCATCTTTTGGGGAACGACTATTTGATGAAGTCTGAGCGTCTTACCAGTGCCGAGTCCCTTTTGGTGAATGGATATATCACCGTTCGGGAATTTGTGCGCTGTGTCGCAAAGTCTGAGCTATATAAAGAGAAGTTTTTCTACTCCAACTTCCAAACTCGTGTCATCGAGTTGAACTACAAGCACCTATTGGGACGCGCTCCTTACGATGAGTCTGAAGTGATTGCTCACCTCGACTTGTATGAGCAACAAGGCTTTGATGCTGACATCGACTCCTACATTGACAGTGAAGAATATCTAGCGAACTTTGGCGAGAACATTGTTCCTTACTACCGTGGGTTCAACACTCAACGGGGTCAAAAAACGGTCGGGTTTACCCGGATGTTCCGTCTCTATCGCGGCTATGCCAACAGCGATCGCGCCCAGTTAGAAGGCAAAGACTCTCGTTTGGCCTCGGAACTAGCGCGCAATTCCGTGTCGGCTGTTGTGGGCCCATCGGGCAGCCATGATGGTTGGGCATACCGCGCCGCTAACTCGGGCGACACCCCCAACAATGCCTTGGGTGGTGGTACTCCCTTTGGCTCCGCTGATCGGATCTTCCGCATTGAAGTCTCGGGTATGCGCTCCCCTGGGTATCCCAGAACTCGTCGGAGTAGCACGGCGTTCCTCGTTCCCTACGAGAAACTGTCTGCGAAGCTTCAGCAGATCAACAAAATGGGCGGTAAAGTCGCCAGCATTACCCCTGCTAGCTAAGAGCTACGGGCGTGAAGAGTAGGAGAAGCGGCATCTGTGGAGTCTAGCGGCCCATTGCTTCGACATCACAAGCGAACCCTGAACCATCGCGGTATCATGGATCCGTTGCTGATGCCGCATTCATCCTACTCTTATACGTTAACATAGCTTAATACAACTACCGGTGTTTGCCGGAGCTAGGGCAGGGTTGTTCCTTGCCTAAGCTGGGGTAGGTGCTGTGGTTAATCCCCTAGCGATCGCTACGCTAGGTAAGCTACGGCAGTGTTACTTAACCAGGAGAGATCTGAATTATCATGCTTACTGCATCCGCAATTGGTGGTTCTAGCACACCCTCAGGAAGTCGTGTGTTTGTTTATGAGGTTTCTGGTCTGCGCCAGACCCGTGAGAATGATAAGAACGACTACCCCATTCGTAAGAGTGGCAGTACCTTTATCAAGGTTCCCTATGCTCGCATGAACGACGAAATGCGTCGTATTGCTCGTATGGGTGGACAGATTGTCAGTATCCGTCCGCTAGACGCTGATGATGCATCCACGGACGAATAAATGAGTGTCTCTTCAGACCAAGATTCTGGACTCAGGTCTTCGGCTGAAACGGCAGTCGATGCGGGTTCACTCACGATGGAACAGGCGATCGCTAATCTGCAACAGCGTCAAGATTTGAGCTTGCGCTACTATGCAGCCTGGTGGTTAGGCAAGTTTCGGGTGAGGGAGCCCGCTGCTGTTGATGCCCTGATGGCAGCTCTAGATGATGATGACGACCGCGCCCCTGATGGCGGGTTTCCCCTGCGACGCAATGCGGCCCGCGCCTTGGGAAAATTGGGCGATCGCCGGGCTGTGCCTGGGCTAATCACCTGTCTCCACTGTGACGATTTTCATGTCCGCGAAGCGGCGGCCCAAGCCCTAGAACAATTGGGCGATCGGTCTTGCGTGCCAACCTTGACGGCCCTCCTCGCATCACAGGTGGGTAAGTCGTCTGGGCTAGGTCTCGATCAACCCTACGATTCGATTCTGGAAGCGTTGGGCACCTTGCAGGCCACCGAGGCGCTGTCAGCCATTCAACCTTTTTTAGATCACGACATTCCCCGAGTGCGCTACGCAGCAGCCCGAGCTATGTATCAGCTAACCCAGGAGGCATCCTACGGAGATCTGCTGGTGGCAGCACTCCAAGGGAATGACCTGCAGTTGCGACGCTCGGCTCTGATGGATCTGGGTGCATCGGGCTATGTGGCGGCAGCTCCAGCGATTGCCCAAGCGCTAGCGGAAAATAGCCTGAAGTTAATTGCTCTGCAGGGATTGCTAGAGCATCAACTCCAGGGCGATCGCTTGCCAGCAACCCAAGACTTGACGCTCTCCGATACAGCCTGTGAGCTACTCAGTCTAATGGATACCTTGCTTTAACCTGGCCTATCCCCCAAGTGGCATCAGCCTTGGATGATGGGTTCATGGATAAAAGTTTATGGATGATATGTTCTAGGATTCGTTCAGTTGGATGACCTTGTATGACCCTTCCCCTATCCCCCTCATCCAATGCTCAGGCGCTGATTCAGGCGGTGGAACAGGCGACATCGCCGGTGGCGCTGCTGCTGGCGGTGCGATCGCTGGCGGAGTTGCGATCGGTGGACGCTATTCCAACCCTGATTCAAGTATTGGGCTATAACAACCCCGGAGCCGCCGTTGCTGCTGTGGATGGGTTGGTGAATCTCGGCGATCTAGCTGCTCCGGTCATCCTAGATCAAATTGATGGCTATAACTATGGGGCAAGGGCTTGGGCGATTCGGGCCCTATCGCGCATTGGGCATCCTGACGCTCTCGATACGTTGACCGAAGCTGCTCGCCAAGACTTTTCCCTCAGCGTTCGTCGGGCGGCAGCCAAGGGGTTGGGTACGCTCCGATGGGCCGTTCTGCCCCCAGAGCAACAGCGTCCGGTTCAGATGCAGACCTTGGAGACCCTAACGGCGGTCTGTGCCGATGGGGAATGGGTGGTGCGCTATGCGGCGATCGCTGGACTGCAGGCCCTAGCGACGGCGCTTGATCCTGCCGATTCGGCCGTGGCTGATATTTGCTGCCTCTTGCAGCAGCAGGCTGACACCGACGAAACCCTAGCGGTGCAGGCGCGGGCTCTGTGGGCTATGCAGGCGATCGCCCCCGAGGGCAAAGCCTAATGGTCAGGGCTAGATGATAATTCCATATTCTAGGGACAGCGATTCAGGCACAGCCACGCTTCATGTCCAGTGTCAACTAACCATCAACCAACCAACAACAACAAACCGCCCCCGCCTGTAGTGATGGCGTGTGGGGCGGTTTGTTGATTGACCAGCAGGTAAGACAGATTCCGCAGATTATGGACGTGTGAGGTGAGGGCTTAAGAGGGGTTGGACTCTGAGCGAGGCATTTGGGCGATGGAATAGCGGGCGATCGCTAAGCTGAGGCGGGCTTGTTCGATGCCAGATAATTCTGTCCAAGCAGCACAGCGCATGGTTCGTAGGGCAGCTTCTAGGGAATCAGAGTTGGAGTCTCGCATGGCATAGGCATAGGGACGGGCAAGCACTTGCCAATCTTCGTTGGCCATGGTGGGCAAACAGTCTTGCACACATTGAATCAGTTGCTCTTCAAGGGCCAGACCGCTGGCCGCAACCCGCTGGGCCACCTGAATAATGTGATCCACGATCGTCTGGGGGACGTCTACAGAAAGGGCTTGGTGGATACGGCTCTGGAGTGTTTCCGCCATGGAAGGGTTGGCAGTAGACGCCCAGAGCTGCTCCATCACTTGTCCTAGGGATTCAGCCCGTTGATCCAACTCATCCGACCAGCCTAGGGCGATCGCATCTTGCTCTAGGTGCTCGAAGTAGGCGTCTGACTCGGGTGCAGCCGGATTCCAAGGATAGACGGATGCATCAGCATCTTCTTCGAAGGGAGTCGTCTCTAGGAATAGGGCCAGAAGGTCTAGCTCTGCTTGATAGTGCATGTTGAGGGATAGGGAATTGCCTGCCATGAATCTGCTCCTGCGTGGGTTAGTGGAATCTAACATCGGTATCTACAAGTGCGATCGTGCCCGTTCCGCACAACCTCGTGAACCGATTAGAATTTTTGATCCAAAAGGCGAGGACAGCCTCTCCCGTAGCGCAGCTCTGCTCAGATTTTACTCCCACCTAGCCCTAGATGCCTAGCTATTTTCTAGGAAACAGCCGGTTGATAAGCAACGAATCATGAACGTTTAGGCAGGATATGTGTTCGATGACCGGATGGCGATGGATGACAGGATCCCTTAATTGAGGTCGATATGAGGTCGATACCATGCGGTTGAATGTTCGGATTCCACTCCCGTTCGCTTGCCTCTCATCATGCCTCGACAGGTCATCTACACCCACCATGCATGGCCACATCCTGTCTGTGGCACAACGGGGCATCTAGAGGGACGGTGTTTGCGCTAGGTCTTCAAAGCTGGTGCGGCGCTGCTCCTCTTGCAGTTCTCGAATGCGCTGCTTCTCGGCATACATTTGCCGTTGATAGTCGTAGGCGCGATCGGGTTCTTGGTCGCAGTCGGTTTCTTTCCAGCGGGTGTTGAGATGGCGAAACCGTTTTTCACACATCACCTGTTCGATCGCCGCTGCTGCACCCCGAACCACCAGGGGCGCACGCAGAACATCGCGCTGCGTCTTTTCATCCAGTTGGAAAATATGTTGAATGGTTTGCAACTGCCCAGGAATGCTGGCGTAGTGATCATGCACGCGATCTATCAAGGCGGTATCGGCTTCGATCGGGTGGGTTTGGAGTTGATGAATCACCTGCCAAAGCTGGCGATGGTAGCTCATGCCAAAGTCGAGGTCGCGCTCATTCATGGTGGCAACGATCAGGGGCCGATGGTCTGGAAGATGCAGATAAATCCGTAGGAGTTGGGCTTCTGATTCATCCATGAGGGAGCGATCGCCCGGCCGCTGCCATTTCCGCGATCGCCCGTGCCAGCGCTGTCCTCGCACTTGGTTGCGCAGGTCGTCTTCCAAGCGCACCACCATGCGGGCATCCCCTTGGCTGAGCAGTTCGGCGCAGCGGTGAATATAGTGGGTGCGCAGGGCCGCATTGGGGAGATTGCCCAGCAGCTTCACCATGCTTTGGGTGGCTTGCTGGAACTGATCGGCTTGATTGAGATCGGCCTCTAGCAAGGTCTGCTGCAACTGCCAGTCGAGCCAGAGGGGGGCGGTGTCTAGGAGGGTCTGATAGTCTTCTGCATGGTGGGTTTTGAGGAACTCGTCGGGATCCTTGCCTTCCGGCATGGTCAACACCCGCAGTTGCACATCCCCCCGATAGGCCAGATCCGCCACCTCACCAATGGCTCGCTCGGCGGCCCGGACGCCTGCCGTGTCGGCATCGAAGTTGAACACCACCTGCTTAGATTCGGTGTAGCGCAGAAGCTGACGAATTTGGTCAACGCTCAGGGCGGTTCCTAGGGAGGCTACAGCATTCTCGATACCGGCGGCATGGAGGGCAATCACGTCGAAATAGCCCTCGACGACGACGGCGCAATCTTGTTTGGCGATCGCTGCTCGGGCTTTATCCAGCCCAAATAGGGTTTTGCCTTTATCAAAAAGATCCGTTTCAGGAGAGTTTAAATACTTCGGTTGATCATCTCCAAAGGCGCGCCCCCCAAAGGCAATCACCCGCCCCTGGGTATCGTGGATGGGGATCATCAAGCGATCGCGGAAGCGGTCATAGTAGCCATCTTGCCCCTGGCGAGGAATAATCAAGCCAGCCTTTTCTACCAGTTCGGCTGGGTAGCGCTTTTGTTCCACCAGATAGCCATAGAGGGTCTGCCAGCCCGCTGGAGCATAGCCCAACTGAAACCGCTGCATGGTGCGATCGCTGAGATGGCGGGACTCCTGGAGGTACTTCAGGGCTGCCTCGCCTGAGGACTGATGCAGGGCATGTTCATAAAAACGGGCCGTGAGCGCCACAATTTCATACAGCTGATCCCGCAGGGATAGCTGTCGCTGAAGTTCTTGGCGCTGGGCAGGTTCTAGGGTTTTAACCGGGACTTGGTAGCGCTTGGCCAGATCTAGGACAACGTCACTAAAGGAGCGCTTCCCCAGCTCCATCAAAAAGGTGAGGGCATTGCCGCCGGCACCGCAGCTAAAGCAGTAGTAAAACTGCTTGCTAGGACTGACGCTAAAGCTGGGGGATTTATCATCGTGGAACGGACAAAGGCCCGTGAAATCTTTACCGCGCTTGCGCAGCACCACGTGGTCGGAAACGATATCGACAATATCGGCCCGTTCCTTAACGGCATCAATAGTATCAGGATGAAGGCGAGGGATGTCCATGGCGAGCTAGTAGGCAGGGGCGATCGCCCAGGAAGATGAGGGGGACTGGGAAGCCGCTAAATCATCACGGTGAGGGTCACGGTTCGGATGCTGATCGTGAAGCTACAGCTTTCTACAGGCAAACCGTTCTAGAGATATTTATCCTAGCGAGGGGATCTGGATTCGGTTGACGAGACAGCTAACGGGCACGAGCCATCTTGTACAGCGATCGCCTCTAGTCAAGTAACGGGAGGATGCCTGGAGGTGCCGGTGACGCTGATGATGAATGGGTGGGTACTCTATATCTAGCGCCACTATACGAGAAAATCCTGGGGATGTGCAAGGGCGATCGCCGGTCACAACATCAGTCTAGGCTTGGTTCAGGGTTTTTGTGGGGGCAACGACGATAGCGGCACGACGATGGGCATCCCTCCATCAAGATTCATCGACAAGTTCGCCCGAATCCATACATATGGTAGTAAGCTAATGGGCACTTCTGACCATACTTTCCGCACCATATTTTCGCACCATACTTTTCGTACAGGACGGATGAGATGGGGCGATCGCCTCTAGACCGTGAGTGCCCTAGGGTGGTTAAGATGTCTGCGGACTGGGGTGCCCTCATGCTCTAGGCGATCGCTAAGCTGCTTGGGGGATCGCTCAGTTGCTCCACTCAGCCATCTCATCCGTCAACAGAACCGTAGAGGACAGCACATGGGACGTATTTTTATCTCGGCCGGTCATGGGGGGACAGACAATGAACTGCTCGACCCAGGCGTTGTTGTAGGCGACACCACCGAAGCCCAAGAGATGATTCAAATTCGAGATCTGGTGGTTGCAGAGCTGCGATCGCGGGGTTTTGATGTGTTGGCGGTGCCTGATGACCTCGGTCTTGTGCAGTCGATTGACTGGATCAATGCCCGTGGACGATTTGGGGATGTGGCGATCGAGATCAATGCGGATGCCTATACCAATCCAGAGGTGCGCGGGGCCAGCGTCTACCACATTGCTAATAACCAAGAGCGCCGCCGCCATGCAGAACTGGTGCTCTTTGCCATGCTGCGCCGCTTGCCGGGTTATGTGAGTCGCGGAGCCCGCCCTGATACCACAACGTCTGTAGGGCGGTTGGCTTTCTGCCGATGGGTGGTCTTGCCCTCGTTGCTCATGCAGGTGGGGTTTCTCACCAATCCTGATGATTTGCGCGTGCTGCAAACCCAGCGGAATGATGTGGCGCTGGGCATTGCTGATGGGTTGGCATCGTGGAGTCGTGCTCTCACCCAGGGCAGCACCCCTGATTCCAGCTATCCGCTCATTGATATTCAGCTCAACGGCTCACCCTACGGCGATCGCGGTATTTTAGTCAACGGTAATTCTTATATCCCGGTGGCGTTGGTGGATCAACTGGGCATTGACCTGTCGTCTGCTCCCGATGTGCGCCGGATCCAGCATCACAACATTGTGTATATCAAGGCGATTGACCTGCGGGATTTCAACATTTCTGTGGGCTGGGAGAAAGAAACGCGCACCGTGACCCTACGCTCGATTCTCACCATCTGCCCTGGTGCCCTAGATCGGATTATGGGCCATGGCAATGTCCGAGACATGCAGTTGCTGATGTTTCTGAAAGCCAACAATGAAAATGTGGTGGAAACCTTTGCCAACCTGCCCAAATACTATCGAGAAGAGGGGAGCGTGGAGGGCGTCAATTATGACATCGCCTTTTCCCAAATGTGTCTGGAGACCAACTTTTTGCAGTTTGGCGGCGAGGTGTTGCCAGAGCAATATAATTTTGCCAGTCTTGCCAGTGCTAATGCTGAAGAAGTGGCTGCAACCTTTCCTAGCCAACGGGTGGGGGTGCGTGCTCATATTCAACACCTCAAAGCCTATGCCAGTCAGGAACCCTTGGTGTATGAACAGGTTGATCCCCGGTTTAACTTTGTCACGCGCGGGGTTGCTCCGCTGGTGGATCAGTTAAGCGGACGATGGTCGGCAGATCCAGGCTATGGCAGCAAAATTATGGCAATTTTGAAGCGTCTTTATGAGTCAGCCGATCTACTGTGATGGACGTTGATGCTTAGTCTGGGCACAGCGGAGACGTAGCTGTGCTACGCCCCGCGTTGTCTGTCCCTGGAATCCGATCTTGGACGAGGGACGCGGTCGGGATGTGCATTACATCCCCGGTAGGTTCAAGCCTCCGGTGAGTTCTTCCATGCGCTCGCGCATGGTGGTGGTGGATTTCTCGTAGGCATCTTTCATCGCTGCCAAGACGAGATCCGAGAGCATCTCTGCACCTTCATTGAGGGCCTCAGACGTCACTTCAACCCGACGAGGTTCTTGGTTACCGCTGAGGAAGACTTTGACCTGTCCGCCTGCCGATGTTCCTTCAATTTCTAGCTCTTCTAGCTCTTGCTGCAGCCGTCGAGCGCCTTCTTGCACCTGTTGGGCTTTTTTGAACGCATCGGCAAGCTCTTTCATTTTGCCAAGACCAAAGCCGCCGCCAAATCCCTGTCCTTGCGTCATAGTTCTCTCGTTACCCATTGTGTTGATCATAGTATGTGTCTCTGTATTGTTCAGGGGAGCAACGTGCTCATCCGAACATTCAGAGCCCTGCAACCTTTGACTTCGGAGTTGATGCCGTCGCGTCATCAGCTGGGGGGCTGGAGGAGGCGATCGCTGCTGTCCAAGGTCAATGAGCGGTTGCGCTAAAATTGTACTGCCAAGATCCGTCAAGAGCGAACAGCATCCCTAGAGACAAACGCTCCAATCGTCGATGCTCTTGGCCAGTCCTGCCCTCTTATCTTAGCGGCTGGCGTGATCAATGCCCGCAAAAAACGGCTAGACGGCTTAGAACTCACCCAGCAGTCTAACTTCGGGTTCTAGGGTCATAGACCATTGATGGTAAACCGTCTCTTGAACATGATGAATTAAGTGGAGAATGTCGCTGGCGCTAGCACCACCACAGTTCAAAATAAAATTGGCATGGCGCTCGGCCACCTGAGCACCACCAATTTGGTAGCCTTTCAGCCCCGCCTGTTCAATTAACCAGCCAGCGCTGTAAGGTTGGGGATTACGAAAGACGCTGCCACAGCTAGGCAGGTGGTAGGGCTGGGTGGTACGCCGCCGCTCTAGGTGCTCGGAGGTTTGCTCTAAGACAAACTGAGCATCGGCACCGGGCTTGAGCTGGAGGGTGGCTTGGGTGACTAAGCGGCGATCGCCCTGGAGGTTGGAGGTGCGATAGGCGTAGCCCAATCCAGATGGGGCCACTTGGTTGAGGCTATGGTCGGGAGACAGCACTAGGGCAGACACCAAGATGTCTTCCATGGCCAACCCGTGGGCTCCAGCATTCATGACCACCGATCCTCCCAAGCTGCCGGGAATGCCAACAGCCCACTCTAGCCCTTGCCAGCCTCGATGGGCGGCTTGCCAAGCCAGTTTCGCCATCGGCACACCAGCTTCCGCTGTAATGAGCCCGTCGTCGTGAAATTGAATGCTGCGTAGGTATCGAGTGGAAATGACGAGCCCAGGTACGCCCTGATCGCTGACTAAGAGGTTGGAGCCTGCTCCCAGTAACGTAATGGGGACAGATTGGCGATCGCCCCAATCGAAGCTAGCGTATAGCTCATCCATGGTGCGTGGTGTCACATAAAACTCCGCGGGGCCGCCTACCCGAAATGAGGTCAAACCAGACAGCGGAACCCGTTGCTTAATGAGGCAGTCGTAACCCTCTAGCGGAATTGGATCACGCTGTGCTCCAATCGGTGTAAACCTTGACGGAGAAGCACCCTCCCCTAAAGGCACAACCGAGCGCGTAAGCTGGGATGCCTGGTGCCGAACGGGAGGGTCTTGAGATAGTGTCATGATTGCACAGGTTGTAGAATGCGTTGACATAAAGTTAGAAGGCGCTGATCGAGCAGGCTTAAAAACGGGGACTGCTCAGCGCATGGTTCGCACCCTGGTTAGAGTCTGTCAAGGTAGGACGTGACGGGTACCCAAGAGACTGTCTGGGGACTGATTCCTCACTGTGATACGCGCGCGATATAGATACAGGTCACAGATAGTAACTACAGGGCTGCTTGGGCTGGCTCAACGTAGTCTTCATAAAAACGAACCAAATCTGGGATGACTTGGTTTAAGTTACCAGCGCCTAGAAATAAAACTAGATCGCCAGGAACTAAATGAGTTTCTAAGTAGTGCACGATATCATGTAGTGTCGGCTGATACTGAACATGGGAGTGCTGGCTGGCGATCGCCTCTGCCAAGGCTCGTCCTGTAACGCGACCGAGATTAGACTCTCCTGCGCTATAGATGTCGGTAGACACTACCAAATCAGCATTCCCAAAGGAGCGAGAAAACTCTTCCATAAAGGTTTCCGTGCGGCTATAGCGATGGGCTTGAAACACCGCTACAACTCGACGGCGATCGCCGGAAGGCAGCTCGGCCCGCAGGCGTGCTGCTGCAAGCGTCGCTTCAATTTCGCTGGGGTGATGGGCGTAGTCGTCAATAAAGGTAATGCCGTGGGCGTCTCCTCGATGTTCGAAGCGCCGTCGGGCTCCTTCAAAGGTCAGTAGACTATCGGCAATGTCTTCAAACGAGACGCCCAAGCATCGGCTAGCGGCAACCGTTGCCAAGGCATTACTGAGATTATGGGTGCCTAAAATCGACAGGGTAAGGCGACCAAGACGCTCTCCGCGCTCCCAAATATCGGCGGAGGTGCCTTCTGATCCATAGATCACGTCGGTGACGGTGTAGTCAGCCTGTTTATCGGGATTGAGACTATAGGTGATGTCGGGTTGGAGCGATCGCTCGACGGCTTCAGAATCAATGCAAGCGACTAGGGTCTGGCACTGACTGGCAAACTGCTGAAAGATGCTAATCACCTCGTCTAATGTGGTGTAATGATCAGGGTGATCTAGCTCAATATTCGTCACAATGCCAATTTGGCCGCGCAGTTTGACGAGGGAGCCATCCGACTCATCTGCCTCTGCTACCAAATATTCACCCCGGCCAGAGCGAGCATTACCACCCCATGCGTTCACCTCACCTCCCACCACAATCGTGGGATCGAGCTGGGCATTGAGCAAAAGATATCCGAGCATACTGCTCGTTGTGGTTTTGCCGTGGGTTCCAGCTACCAAGATGCTGCGATATTCATCGGTTAAAGCTGCCAAAATGTCTGATCGGTGGAATACAGGACAGCCTAAATCAAGGGCAGCTTGATATTCGGCATTGGCTGTGCTGATAGCTGTCGAACAAACAACTTGGGGCAGGTAATGCTCAGCTAGGGACGATGAGACGGCGGTCGTCACCGTTCCTTCAAGATCCGAACTCGTAGTTGCTAGACGCGATCGCTCTGCTTCCGGGCAATAGTAATGCAGATTCGTTGCGTCTTGGCTCCAAAAAATGTGGGCACCTTCTTCCTGGAGCCGCTGAGTGATATGACTCAATCGAAGATCAGAACCGGAGACTGGTAAGTTTCGTTTGGCCAAGATGTAGGCGAGGGCCGACATTCCAATTCCACCGATACCGATGAAATGAAACGGCCTCCCGCTGAAATCAACGGAATTCAGCATTCTAGCTCCTTAAACACCACACCACACCGATAACACGCGCTATCATAACAAGAATTACACGTTTGCGAAATCGCTGAAGTCAATTACTCAACTAAGATTTCAGGTATTATGCAGCCTGGCTCTGGTGCTAGATTCCTCGTTCTTCGATGGTTTGAGCACTCGGGGAGCCATAAGTATTTGTGCGGATATTAGATGGTTTCGTGGTCGGATAGTCCGTTACGTTTCATCGCGCATCCGCGAGCTGCGGTTGTTGAACAGCAGGTGATCGATCTTACTGGATTGTCAGGTTAGACAGGTTAGAGAAGACGTCTAGGGGGCGGCCCCTGTTTTGCGAGTTGGTAGCGGGACGTTTCACCAAGCCTACCGTCTATTCCCCATAATTGATACCGATGATCACTATCTAGCAAAGTTTGGGAACAACCTTGCTGCTCTCTGCACCTTCAAACGTGGGCTACAAACCACCACACCTAATAGGGTAGAGGTTGGAGGATTCCTAGACGACTAGATGCTTGTGAGTGGGCTCTCAGATGGAGGCATCGAGACCTGAACTCT from Candidatus Obscuribacterales bacterium encodes the following:
- a CDS encoding N-acetylmuramoyl-L-alanine amidase; the encoded protein is MGRIFISAGHGGTDNELLDPGVVVGDTTEAQEMIQIRDLVVAELRSRGFDVLAVPDDLGLVQSIDWINARGRFGDVAIEINADAYTNPEVRGASVYHIANNQERRRHAELVLFAMLRRLPGYVSRGARPDTTTSVGRLAFCRWVVLPSLLMQVGFLTNPDDLRVLQTQRNDVALGIADGLASWSRALTQGSTPDSSYPLIDIQLNGSPYGDRGILVNGNSYIPVALVDQLGIDLSSAPDVRRIQHHNIVYIKAIDLRDFNISVGWEKETRTVTLRSILTICPGALDRIMGHGNVRDMQLLMFLKANNENVVETFANLPKYYREEGSVEGVNYDIAFSQMCLETNFLQFGGEVLPEQYNFASLASANAEEVAATFPSQRVGVRAHIQHLKAYASQEPLVYEQVDPRFNFVTRGVAPLVDQLSGRWSADPGYGSKIMAILKRLYESADLL
- the murC gene encoding UDP-N-acetylmuramate--L-alanine ligase, whose protein sequence is MLNSVDFSGRPFHFIGIGGIGMSALAYILAKRNLPVSGSDLRLSHITQRLQEEGAHIFWSQDATNLHYYCPEAERSRLATTSSDLEGTVTTAVSSSLAEHYLPQVVCSTAISTANAEYQAALDLGCPVFHRSDILAALTDEYRSILVAGTHGKTTTSSMLGYLLLNAQLDPTIVVGGEVNAWGGNARSGRGEYLVAEADESDGSLVKLRGQIGIVTNIELDHPDHYTTLDEVISIFQQFASQCQTLVACIDSEAVERSLQPDITYSLNPDKQADYTVTDVIYGSEGTSADIWERGERLGRLTLSILGTHNLSNALATVAASRCLGVSFEDIADSLLTFEGARRRFEHRGDAHGITFIDDYAHHPSEIEATLAAARLRAELPSGDRRRVVAVFQAHRYSRTETFMEEFSRSFGNADLVVSTDIYSAGESNLGRVTGRALAEAIASQHSHVQYQPTLHDIVHYLETHLVPGDLVLFLGAGNLNQVIPDLVRFYEDYVEPAQAAL
- the murB gene encoding UDP-N-acetylmuramate dehydrogenase; protein product: MTLSQDPPVRHQASQLTRSVVPLGEGASPSRFTPIGAQRDPIPLEGYDCLIKQRVPLSGLTSFRVGGPAEFYVTPRTMDELYASFDWGDRQSVPITLLGAGSNLLVSDQGVPGLVISTRYLRSIQFHDDGLITAEAGVPMAKLAWQAAHRGWQGLEWAVGIPGSLGGSVVMNAGAHGLAMEDILVSALVLSPDHSLNQVAPSGLGYAYRTSNLQGDRRLVTQATLQLKPGADAQFVLEQTSEHLERRRTTQPYHLPSCGSVFRNPQPYSAGWLIEQAGLKGYQIGGAQVAERHANFILNCGGASASDILHLIHHVQETVYHQWSMTLEPEVRLLGEF
- a CDS encoding YbaB/EbfC family nucleoid-associated protein, with the translated sequence MTQGQGFGGGFGLGKMKELADAFKKAQQVQEGARRLQQELEELEIEGTSAGGQVKVFLSGNQEPRRVEVTSEALNEGAEMLSDLVLAAMKDAYEKSTTTMRERMEELTGGLNLPGM